Proteins from one Listeria innocua genomic window:
- a CDS encoding DUF2975 domain-containing protein, whose protein sequence is MKLKRLQKMSYFLHITLKILSISSVIMAIIAVLMKLFSSKNVMINKLESDTIFYFQTELFVGENNLSYVEREEWILVGVAVFSSMILAYLLWTASMIFKDLAANFTPFNDITVSRLRRIAVLMLIYALVPQIVYSILHTVFIPGYSINFGLNMSFFFALIFYCLTEIFRYGASLQKESDETL, encoded by the coding sequence ATGAAACTAAAACGATTGCAAAAAATGAGTTATTTTCTACATATTACCCTTAAGATTTTATCGATTAGTTCTGTCATAATGGCTATAATTGCCGTTTTAATGAAGCTTTTTAGTAGCAAAAATGTTATGATAAATAAACTAGAATCTGATACTATATTTTATTTTCAAACGGAACTTTTTGTTGGGGAGAATAATCTGTCATATGTTGAAAGGGAGGAATGGATTTTAGTTGGTGTTGCCGTTTTTTCTAGTATGATACTTGCCTATTTATTATGGACAGCAAGTATGATTTTTAAAGATTTAGCTGCTAATTTTACGCCTTTTAATGATATTACTGTTAGTAGATTACGTAGAATCGCTGTCTTAATGCTTATTTATGCACTAGTACCGCAAATTGTTTATTCTATTTTACATACCGTATTTATACCTGGTTATAGCATTAATTTTGGACTAAATATGTCATTTTTCTTTGCACTTATTTTTTATTGTTTAACAGAAATATTTCGTTATGGCGCATCTTTGCAAAAAGAATCCGACGAAACTTTATGA
- a CDS encoding PadR family transcriptional regulator has translation MIPNVLEYTLLQMIAREASSGYELANRLRILQNTHHSQIYPSLSKLEKAGFLVVHKHSQNKKPDKKVYTITQSGLDSLLEWSETPLKIPVTRDEFTTKVQLDWLNNTRTKGLIQERETYLKEQLGLIEETLDHFAKLFDLKTKQDKLKNMSYQVYARRLDLIQTELKWCEEMYKIL, from the coding sequence ATGATACCCAATGTATTAGAATATACTTTATTACAAATGATAGCTCGTGAAGCATCGAGTGGCTACGAGCTAGCAAATCGACTTAGAATCTTGCAAAATACACATCACAGCCAAATCTACCCTTCATTATCTAAGTTAGAAAAGGCAGGATTTTTAGTAGTTCATAAACATTCACAGAATAAAAAGCCCGATAAAAAGGTCTACACTATTACACAATCTGGCTTAGATTCCCTACTTGAATGGTCAGAAACTCCACTTAAAATCCCTGTAACAAGAGATGAATTCACCACAAAAGTTCAACTAGATTGGTTAAATAACACTCGAACAAAAGGACTTATTCAAGAACGAGAAACTTACTTAAAAGAACAGTTAGGTCTAATTGAAGAAACGCTCGACCATTTCGCTAAATTATTTGATTTAAAAACCAAACAAGACAAGCTAAAAAACATGTCCTATCAAGTCTATGCAAGGCGATTAGATTTGATTCAAACCGAATTAAAATGGTGTGAGGAAATGTATAAAATACTATAA
- the pflA gene encoding pyruvate formate-lyase-activating protein, translating to MTEVLGRVHSVETMGTVDGPGIRFIVFMQGCLLRCQFCHNPDTWKIGTGTERSAQDVFDEAIKYKEFWDASGGGVTVSGGEPLLQVDFLIEFFTLCKAAGVHTTIDSCGGCFTRDPEFIEKLDRLMEVTDLILLDIKQINPEKHLKLTTKSNAPIIDFAHYLRDKEQPIWIRHVLIPTKTDDPEDLTKLHEFIQTLPNVKQVDVLPYHTMGVYKWKEMGIRYPLEGIEAPEEEVVALANKILETSSYK from the coding sequence ATGACAGAGGTTTTAGGAAGAGTTCATTCAGTAGAAACAATGGGAACAGTGGACGGTCCAGGTATCCGTTTTATTGTTTTTATGCAGGGGTGTTTACTTCGTTGCCAATTTTGTCATAATCCCGATACTTGGAAGATTGGTACAGGCACAGAACGTTCGGCTCAAGATGTATTTGACGAAGCGATTAAGTATAAAGAGTTTTGGGATGCATCAGGTGGTGGCGTTACAGTTAGTGGCGGTGAACCATTACTTCAAGTAGATTTCCTAATTGAGTTTTTCACGCTATGTAAAGCAGCAGGAGTGCATACAACTATCGACTCTTGTGGTGGCTGTTTCACTCGCGATCCTGAGTTTATCGAGAAATTGGATCGTTTGATGGAAGTAACAGATTTAATTTTACTTGATATTAAACAAATCAATCCAGAAAAACATTTAAAACTAACTACGAAATCCAACGCACCAATTATCGATTTTGCTCACTATTTACGCGATAAAGAGCAACCAATTTGGATTAGACACGTGCTAATTCCAACTAAAACAGACGACCCAGAAGATTTAACAAAGCTACACGAATTTATTCAAACTCTTCCAAATGTAAAACAAGTGGATGTGCTTCCATACCATACGATGGGTGTTTACAAATGGAAGGAAATGGGCATTCGTTATCCATTAGAAGGTATCGAAGCTCCAGAAGAAGAAGTGGTAGCACTTGCAAATAAAATCTTAGAAACTAGTAGTTATAAATAG
- a CDS encoding thiolase family protein, translated as MKEVVIIDAVRTPIGKFGGSLKDISAVDLGATALKGVLKRANIAPERVDQVIFGNVLQAGLGQNVARQVAIKAGIPYKVPGVTINEVCGSGLKAIMLGRQAIQLGEADIVAVGGTENMSQAPLLLNPELAGEEINPKDLKNSMIIDGLTDVYGEYHMGITAENVAEKYSVSREDQDKFAHNSQMKAARAQEKNLFEEEIVPVQLPDGSFFEADETIRANSTLEKLATLKSVFQEGGTVTAGNASGINDGASAIILMSKEKAVAENIPYLATIKVTSEVGVDPAYMGYAPYYAVNEALEKAGYSIADIDLFHLNEAFASQSVAVARDLKIPEEKLNIYGGAIALGHPIGASGARIVVSLLNELQHEDKHTGVASLCIGGGIGIAIIIERV; from the coding sequence ATGAAAGAAGTAGTTATAATAGATGCCGTTAGAACACCAATTGGAAAATTTGGTGGTAGTTTGAAAGACATCAGTGCAGTAGACCTTGGTGCTACCGCTTTAAAAGGTGTTTTAAAAAGAGCTAACATTGCTCCAGAACGTGTGGATCAAGTTATTTTTGGCAATGTTTTACAAGCAGGTCTCGGTCAAAACGTAGCAAGACAAGTCGCTATTAAAGCCGGGATTCCTTATAAAGTACCAGGTGTGACAATTAATGAAGTTTGTGGCTCTGGTTTAAAAGCTATCATGCTTGGTAGACAAGCAATTCAACTAGGGGAGGCTGACATTGTAGCAGTAGGAGGGACCGAAAATATGTCCCAAGCGCCGTTATTACTTAACCCGGAACTAGCTGGTGAAGAAATCAACCCGAAAGATTTAAAAAATAGCATGATTATTGATGGACTTACAGATGTATACGGGGAATACCACATGGGAATTACTGCAGAAAATGTGGCAGAAAAATATTCCGTTTCAAGAGAAGACCAAGATAAATTTGCCCATAATTCGCAAATGAAAGCTGCTCGTGCGCAAGAAAAAAACCTTTTTGAAGAGGAAATAGTTCCTGTTCAACTTCCAGATGGTTCATTTTTTGAAGCTGACGAAACAATTCGCGCTAATTCTACTTTAGAAAAACTTGCTACGCTTAAGAGTGTTTTTCAAGAAGGTGGAACTGTTACTGCAGGTAATGCTTCTGGTATCAATGACGGGGCTTCTGCAATCATTTTAATGTCCAAAGAAAAAGCTGTGGCAGAAAACATCCCTTATTTAGCTACAATTAAAGTAACTTCAGAAGTCGGAGTGGATCCAGCTTATATGGGTTATGCGCCATACTATGCAGTTAATGAAGCGCTAGAAAAAGCAGGCTACTCAATAGCTGATATTGATTTATTCCATTTAAATGAAGCTTTTGCATCTCAATCAGTTGCAGTTGCAAGAGATTTAAAAATACCTGAAGAGAAACTTAATATTTATGGTGGAGCAATAGCGCTAGGCCATCCAATCGGTGCTTCAGGAGCTCGCATTGTTGTTTCATTGTTAAATGAGTTACAACACGAAGATAAACATACAGGTGTAGCTTCCTTATGTATTGGCGGCGGTATTGGTATTGCAATTATCATTGAAAGAGTATAA
- a CDS encoding AAA family ATPase has product MNKQNELQSVLSNKKKVLIIGPNGAGKSTFAAKLGKCYDFEVCHLDKLFLLENWNAVEKADFEDKVNGILRSEKKYIIDGDYFFNLEKRLEHADLVIWIKIPLFLCVANIVKRRFKYMTNARPDVTEGCDEKLNLSFLLYALKYNKRSGKQTKELLDNVYDKELFVIDSYKKLKSYC; this is encoded by the coding sequence ATGAACAAACAAAATGAATTGCAATCTGTATTATCTAACAAGAAAAAAGTGTTAATAATTGGTCCTAACGGTGCTGGTAAGTCAACTTTTGCTGCAAAACTTGGAAAATGTTATGATTTTGAAGTCTGTCATTTAGATAAGCTTTTTTTGTTGGAGAATTGGAATGCAGTTGAAAAAGCGGATTTCGAGGATAAAGTGAACGGAATTCTGCGTTCTGAAAAAAAGTATATTATAGATGGTGATTATTTCTTTAATTTGGAGAAAAGACTCGAACATGCAGATTTAGTTATTTGGATAAAAATTCCATTGTTTCTGTGTGTAGCAAATATAGTTAAAAGAAGATTTAAATACATGACAAATGCGCGACCAGATGTAACTGAAGGCTGTGACGAAAAATTAAATTTATCATTTTTACTGTATGCTTTAAAGTATAATAAACGTTCTGGAAAACAAACGAAAGAATTATTGGATAATGTGTATGATAAAGAGCTGTTTGTAATTGATAGTTATAAGAAATTGAAGAGTTATTGCTGA
- the pflB gene encoding formate C-acetyltransferase, producing MTEQWYEFAGGNWQQEVDVRDFILKNYRLYDGDDTFLVGPTEATTKLWDQVMDLTKQERENGGVLDMDTKIVSTITSHDPGYLNKDLEKVVGVQTDVPFKRALQPFGGIRMAEVAAESYGFKVDEEISHIFSEYRKTHNQGVFDAYTAEMRAARKSGVITGLPDAYGRGRIIGDYRRVALYGVDFLIKQKKQDLNNTGLRTMSDDVIRQREELNEQIRALGELKVLGEKHGFDLGRPAKTAQEAFQWLYLGYLAAIKEQNGAAMSLGRTSTFLDIYVERDLRNGLITEEEAQEIVDHFIMKLRLVKFARTPDYNELFSGDPTWVTESIGGITEEGVPLVTKNSFRFLHTLDNLGPAPEPNLTVLWSTHLPSGFKKFCAKMSIKTSAIQYENDDVMRPKWGDDYAIACCVSAMRVGKQMQFFGARANLAKTLLYAINGGVDEKSKAQVGPAYRPVEGDVLDYKEVMEKYDAMMEWIAELYLNTLNVIHYMHDKYAYERIEMALHDTEVLRTMATGIAGLSVAADSLSAIKYATVRPIRDEDGIVVDYEIEGDYPKYGNNDDRVDEIAVELLKTFMTKVRKHKTYRDAVHTTSVLTITSNVVYGKKTGNTPDGRRAGEPFAPGANPMHGRDTKGALASLSSVAKLPYEYGQDGISNTFSIVPKALGREDESQINNLVAMLDGYSTKMGHHLNINVFNRDTLLDAMDHPEEYPQLTIRVSGYAVNFIKLTREQQLDVIHRTMHESM from the coding sequence ATGACTGAACAATGGTATGAATTCGCAGGTGGTAACTGGCAACAAGAAGTAGATGTACGTGACTTTATCTTAAAAAACTATCGCTTATATGACGGTGACGACACATTCTTAGTTGGCCCAACCGAAGCAACAACAAAACTTTGGGATCAAGTAATGGACTTAACTAAACAAGAACGTGAAAACGGTGGCGTACTAGATATGGATACCAAAATCGTTTCAACCATTACTTCACATGACCCAGGTTACTTAAACAAAGACTTAGAAAAAGTTGTCGGTGTTCAAACTGACGTACCTTTCAAACGCGCTTTACAACCATTCGGTGGAATCCGTATGGCAGAAGTAGCAGCTGAATCTTATGGTTTTAAAGTAGACGAAGAAATTAGTCATATTTTTTCTGAATACCGTAAAACACATAACCAAGGTGTATTTGATGCTTATACTGCTGAAATGCGCGCAGCTCGTAAATCAGGCGTAATCACTGGTCTTCCAGATGCTTATGGCCGTGGACGTATTATTGGTGACTACCGTCGTGTTGCACTATACGGAGTTGACTTCTTAATTAAACAAAAGAAACAAGATTTAAACAATACAGGTTTACGTACAATGAGCGATGACGTTATCCGTCAACGTGAAGAACTTAACGAACAAATTCGTGCTCTTGGCGAATTAAAAGTACTAGGCGAAAAACATGGTTTCGATCTTGGTCGCCCAGCTAAAACTGCTCAAGAAGCTTTCCAATGGTTATACCTTGGTTACCTAGCTGCTATTAAAGAACAAAATGGTGCTGCAATGAGCTTAGGACGTACATCTACATTCCTTGATATTTATGTAGAACGTGACCTTCGCAATGGTCTAATTACTGAAGAAGAAGCACAAGAAATTGTTGACCACTTCATCATGAAATTACGTCTTGTAAAATTTGCTCGTACACCAGATTACAATGAATTATTCTCTGGAGATCCAACTTGGGTTACTGAATCCATCGGTGGTATTACGGAAGAAGGCGTTCCACTTGTAACGAAAAACTCATTCCGTTTCTTACACACATTAGATAACTTAGGACCAGCTCCAGAACCAAACTTAACTGTACTTTGGTCCACTCATTTACCATCAGGATTCAAGAAATTCTGTGCTAAAATGTCTATCAAAACATCTGCTATTCAATACGAAAATGACGATGTTATGCGCCCTAAATGGGGAGACGACTATGCGATCGCATGTTGTGTATCCGCAATGCGCGTTGGTAAACAAATGCAATTCTTTGGTGCTCGTGCCAACCTTGCTAAAACACTTCTTTATGCAATCAATGGTGGTGTCGATGAAAAATCTAAAGCACAAGTTGGACCTGCTTATCGTCCAGTTGAAGGCGACGTATTAGACTACAAAGAAGTAATGGAAAAATATGATGCAATGATGGAATGGATTGCAGAACTTTACCTTAATACATTAAATGTTATTCACTATATGCATGATAAATATGCTTACGAACGTATCGAAATGGCTTTACACGATACAGAAGTATTACGTACAATGGCAACTGGTATCGCTGGACTTTCTGTTGCAGCTGACTCCTTATCTGCTATTAAATATGCTACTGTTCGTCCAATCCGTGACGAAGACGGCATCGTGGTTGATTATGAAATCGAAGGCGACTATCCTAAATACGGAAACAATGATGACCGTGTAGACGAAATTGCTGTAGAACTTCTAAAAACATTCATGACTAAAGTTAGAAAACATAAAACTTACCGTGATGCAGTTCACACAACTTCTGTTCTTACAATCACTTCTAACGTGGTTTATGGTAAGAAAACTGGTAACACACCAGACGGACGTCGTGCTGGCGAACCATTTGCACCAGGTGCGAACCCAATGCATGGCCGTGATACTAAAGGTGCTTTAGCTTCTCTATCTTCCGTAGCTAAACTTCCTTACGAATATGGCCAAGATGGTATTTCTAACACATTCTCTATCGTACCAAAAGCTTTAGGTCGCGAAGATGAATCGCAAATCAATAACTTAGTTGCTATGCTTGATGGTTATTCCACAAAAATGGGACATCACTTAAACATCAACGTATTCAATCGTGATACATTACTTGATGCGATGGATCATCCAGAAGAATATCCTCAGCTAACTATCCGTGTTTCTGGATATGCAGTTAACTTCATCAAATTAACTCGTGAACAACAATTAGATGTTATTCACCGTACAATGCACGAATCTATGTAA
- the mdrL gene encoding multidrug efflux MFS transporter MdrL, with product MMTDKEMNTGKWITAAASLLAFMGIGVVDPLLPSIAESIGASHSQVEMLFTAYIFTMAIMMIPIGIVAGKLGDKKLIVIGLFIVTIFALLCGLSDTIGALSIFRAGWGFGNSMFMATAMTMLIALSETPGHAIGIYEASMGLGMAFGPLLGGILGNVSWRYPFFATACLIFIAFLLILFKVKEPKKVVQAPTEKNEVAIKQMLHLFKYRPFLQIAFSGMFYYYCFFTILAYSPLVLGLSAIQIGFVFFAWGLCLALGSAKVSHALEFRFNSKQILKGSLLACAVILALLGFIDNTAVDIGLIVISGLILGINNALFTTTVMEHSPYARSVTSGAYNFVRWLGAAFSPLCSGLLSEAFGMKMPFIVASVICLAGMGLLFIKLKPAHFALQQSTSIKSE from the coding sequence ATGATGACAGACAAGGAAATGAACACGGGGAAATGGATAACTGCAGCAGCTAGTTTGCTTGCTTTTATGGGGATTGGAGTTGTGGATCCACTTTTACCTTCTATTGCAGAAAGTATTGGCGCATCCCATTCACAAGTAGAAATGTTATTCACTGCTTATATTTTTACAATGGCGATTATGATGATTCCAATTGGTATTGTCGCAGGTAAATTGGGTGACAAAAAATTAATCGTTATCGGACTATTTATCGTAACTATTTTTGCATTATTATGTGGTTTATCAGATACAATTGGCGCTTTATCCATTTTTCGTGCTGGCTGGGGCTTTGGTAATTCAATGTTCATGGCTACAGCGATGACAATGTTAATTGCTTTATCAGAGACACCAGGACATGCGATTGGGATTTATGAAGCTTCTATGGGCCTTGGGATGGCATTTGGACCTTTATTAGGAGGTATTTTAGGAAATGTTTCGTGGCGCTATCCATTTTTTGCTACAGCTTGCTTAATTTTTATCGCATTTTTACTGATTTTATTTAAAGTAAAAGAACCGAAAAAAGTTGTTCAAGCGCCTACTGAAAAAAATGAAGTGGCTATCAAACAGATGTTACATTTGTTTAAATATCGCCCATTTTTACAAATTGCATTTAGTGGCATGTTTTATTATTATTGTTTCTTCACAATTTTAGCTTATTCACCACTCGTTCTTGGTTTATCAGCGATTCAAATCGGTTTTGTATTTTTTGCTTGGGGACTATGTTTAGCTCTTGGTTCTGCGAAAGTTTCTCATGCATTAGAATTTCGTTTTAATAGTAAACAAATATTAAAGGGATCGTTACTTGCGTGTGCTGTTATCTTAGCATTACTAGGATTTATTGATAATACAGCCGTTGATATTGGTTTAATAGTTATTTCAGGCTTAATATTAGGCATAAACAACGCCTTGTTTACAACAACTGTCATGGAGCACTCGCCATATGCAAGAAGCGTCACTAGTGGGGCATATAACTTTGTACGTTGGCTAGGGGCAGCATTTTCACCACTTTGTTCCGGCTTACTCAGTGAAGCATTTGGTATGAAAATGCCATTTATAGTAGCCAGTGTCATTTGTTTAGCTGGTATGGGACTTCTCTTTATTAAACTAAAACCGGCACATTTCGCACTTCAACAATCTACTTCAATAAAAAGTGAATAA
- a CDS encoding VanZ family protein gives MKKYFIILVLPIISLIAAVTMYFSWFQGWLYFYLKHVMATVSHMGYITVGITAILLYFVAVQLVNWKINKALLVFCYIIYFSILVCLLFGKASDTQGFSSDTFGFIDTFLAGNLRVIIVGNVLAFVPIGFLLKKLGFFTALLSAGMLIFAVEGMQYIMHVGFFDTGDVFLNVCGIMLGYILIRFLSPRKFKRFKVKPTS, from the coding sequence ATGAAAAAATACTTCATAATTCTTGTTTTACCAATCATTTCTTTAATTGCTGCAGTAACTATGTATTTTTCCTGGTTCCAAGGATGGCTTTATTTTTATTTAAAGCACGTAATGGCGACAGTAAGTCATATGGGCTACATTACGGTTGGCATAACGGCGATTTTACTCTATTTTGTCGCAGTTCAATTAGTAAACTGGAAAATAAATAAAGCATTACTCGTTTTTTGCTATATAATTTATTTCAGTATTCTTGTTTGTTTATTATTCGGAAAAGCTTCCGATACTCAAGGATTTTCGAGTGATACTTTTGGTTTTATTGATACATTCTTGGCTGGAAACTTGCGTGTTATCATTGTAGGAAATGTACTCGCTTTTGTTCCAATTGGTTTTTTATTAAAGAAATTAGGATTTTTTACTGCATTACTTTCAGCAGGAATGTTGATTTTTGCAGTAGAAGGGATGCAGTATATAATGCATGTGGGGTTCTTTGATACTGGAGATGTATTCTTAAATGTTTGTGGCATTATGCTAGGATACATTCTTATCCGTTTTTTGTCCCCAAGAAAATTTAAACGATTCAAAGTAAAACCGACTAGCTAA
- a CDS encoding LXG domain-containing protein: MSRIDIGEIQTFAYQLHTANEAARKSIKDIKTAVKNYTEDGSLKGKAVDASKNYYQMTYFPLCDAIIEAMNESEERLAQYIADFHAQVDGSADAKIDADGLYELGKMIDRIEAKKKALAQQMNTGTEGQMQSYRSQLSIAYKQENILEKYLAFEQSHGGFFDNLTDLVRGIQQTIRELQSNIQFNSKTGTYDMSKLNFTTVTRMQKALGKALKSNETTFNFDEYQKTYRGQMWVLMKNGIVDVEATNAYNAAVLSGELPPEPNQGIEDAKLLKGIIQSVKARRDPLTGQEISLLQGISIIAGITFTYTAGAYHGKRLAIPKLKDLVRKKSASGSAGTVWDDIKGSQPPREGTTIPKSFEINVNGEKLWVNPNGTKHMVEYSTRNLSHGQKLTEQQLLRSFQGAVEKATSNVIKFNTKIVIDNWELIFSPDREAGQLPVIKHAVYLP; the protein is encoded by the coding sequence GTGAGCCGAATTGACATCGGAGAAATACAAACCTTTGCGTACCAACTACATACAGCCAATGAAGCAGCAAGAAAGAGTATCAAAGACATCAAAACTGCCGTGAAAAATTATACCGAAGACGGCAGTTTAAAAGGAAAAGCAGTTGATGCATCGAAAAATTATTACCAAATGACCTATTTCCCATTATGTGATGCGATAATCGAAGCCATGAACGAAAGCGAAGAACGATTAGCACAGTATATAGCTGATTTTCACGCCCAAGTGGATGGTTCTGCGGATGCGAAAATTGATGCGGACGGTTTATACGAACTCGGGAAAATGATTGATCGCATCGAAGCGAAAAAAAAAGCATTAGCCCAGCAGATGAATACTGGAACGGAAGGACAGATGCAGAGCTATCGTTCCCAGCTGAGTATCGCCTACAAACAAGAAAATATTTTAGAAAAATACTTGGCTTTTGAACAAAGCCATGGCGGTTTTTTTGATAATTTAACCGATTTAGTCCGAGGAATTCAGCAGACTATTCGCGAACTCCAGTCGAACATTCAATTTAACAGTAAAACCGGCACCTATGATATGAGCAAGCTGAATTTTACCACCGTAACCCGGATGCAAAAAGCCTTAGGAAAAGCGCTAAAAAGCAACGAAACAACATTCAATTTTGATGAATATCAAAAAACGTACCGTGGTCAAATGTGGGTGTTAATGAAAAATGGTATAGTAGATGTTGAAGCAACGAACGCGTACAATGCCGCTGTGCTTAGCGGAGAATTACCACCAGAGCCTAACCAAGGAATAGAAGATGCCAAGTTATTAAAAGGAATCATACAATCCGTAAAAGCTAGAAGGGATCCACTAACCGGACAAGAAATAAGCTTGTTGCAAGGAATAAGTATCATAGCTGGCATCACCTTTACATACACAGCTGGAGCTTACCATGGGAAAAGGCTTGCAATTCCTAAACTTAAAGATTTGGTGAGGAAGAAGAGTGCTAGCGGTTCTGCAGGTACAGTCTGGGATGACATTAAGGGTTCACAACCTCCAAGAGAAGGAACTACTATTCCTAAATCGTTTGAAATAAATGTTAATGGAGAGAAGTTATGGGTGAATCCCAATGGAACCAAACATATGGTAGAATACTCAACTCGAAATTTATCTCATGGACAAAAACTTACCGAGCAACAATTGTTAAGGAGTTTTCAAGGTGCTGTAGAAAAAGCTACCTCTAATGTGATAAAGTTTAATACTAAAATAGTCATAGATAATTGGGAATTAATATTTAGTCCGGATAGAGAAGCAGGACAATTACCAGTTATTAAACATGCTGTATATCTACCTTGA
- a CDS encoding helix-turn-helix domain-containing protein — protein MAIVLRLDRIMADRKISLNQLSQEVGVANVNLSKIKTGKVSAIRFSTLNEICRVLNCQPGDILEYVADDSLETEL, from the coding sequence ATGGCAATTGTATTGAGGCTGGATCGAATAATGGCCGACCGTAAAATATCGTTAAACCAGCTGTCCCAAGAAGTTGGTGTAGCAAATGTAAACTTATCCAAAATAAAAACTGGTAAAGTAAGCGCCATTCGATTTTCTACTCTAAACGAAATATGTAGAGTCTTAAACTGCCAACCAGGTGATATTTTGGAGTATGTAGCGGATGATTCTCTTGAAACCGAACTTTAA
- a CDS encoding hydroxymethylglutaryl-CoA synthase, with product MKIGIDKIGFYTPAFYVDMTELAEARNIDPNKFTIGIGQDKMAFAPITQDSVTMGANAALQILDEEDLEKIDLVILATESGIDESKAGAVYIHRLLGIQPFSRAIEIKEACYGATAGINLAKDYVAKHPDSKVLVIGSDIARYGLETGGEATQGAGAVAMVISANPRCITLLDDNVFYTEDIMDFWRPVYSEYACVEGKYSTEQYIHFFQTIWNKYSEKFGKKLDDFAAICFHLPYTKMGKKALDTIIETAPSDVQERLLENYRLSTLYSRNVGNIYTGSLYLSFISLLDNQANLQADDKIGFFSYGSGAVGEFFHGELQPDYKQYIRKEAHAELLANRTKLSIPDYETKFKEQLPKDGSTLEIDPASDPAPIILTGIQDHKRQYIKK from the coding sequence ATGAAAATTGGAATTGATAAAATAGGTTTTTATACTCCTGCGTTTTATGTTGATATGACTGAACTTGCTGAAGCTAGAAACATTGATCCAAATAAATTTACCATTGGAATTGGCCAAGATAAAATGGCTTTTGCCCCTATCACCCAAGATTCCGTAACAATGGGTGCAAATGCAGCTTTACAAATTTTAGATGAAGAAGATCTAGAAAAAATTGATTTGGTTATTTTAGCAACTGAATCTGGAATTGATGAGTCAAAAGCTGGTGCGGTTTATATTCACCGTTTGCTTGGGATTCAACCTTTCTCTCGTGCTATTGAGATAAAAGAAGCTTGTTACGGTGCTACTGCGGGCATTAACCTAGCGAAAGATTATGTCGCAAAACATCCTGATAGTAAAGTACTTGTGATTGGCTCTGATATTGCGCGTTATGGCCTTGAAACTGGTGGAGAAGCAACACAAGGTGCTGGAGCAGTTGCAATGGTTATTTCAGCTAATCCGCGCTGTATTACGCTTTTAGATGATAACGTATTCTATACAGAAGATATTATGGACTTTTGGCGCCCTGTGTATTCTGAATACGCTTGTGTAGAAGGTAAATATTCAACAGAACAATATATTCACTTTTTCCAAACGATTTGGAATAAATATTCAGAGAAATTTGGTAAGAAACTAGATGATTTTGCGGCAATTTGTTTCCATTTACCATATACAAAAATGGGTAAAAAGGCATTAGATACAATTATTGAAACGGCTCCAAGTGATGTACAAGAAAGATTATTAGAAAATTATCGTTTAAGTACACTTTACAGCCGCAATGTTGGTAATATTTACACTGGTTCGTTATATTTAAGCTTCATTTCCCTGCTGGACAATCAAGCGAATCTACAGGCAGATGATAAAATTGGCTTCTTTAGTTATGGGTCTGGGGCTGTTGGAGAGTTTTTCCATGGAGAGCTTCAACCAGACTATAAACAATATATTCGTAAAGAGGCTCATGCTGAATTATTAGCTAACCGTACGAAGCTATCTATTCCGGACTATGAAACTAAATTTAAAGAACAATTACCAAAAGATGGTTCTACGCTTGAAATCGATCCTGCTAGCGATCCAGCGCCAATTATTTTAACAGGAATACAAGATCATAAACGTCAATATATAAAAAAATAA